GCAAAATCTACAACGTGCGCAGCAACAAGCTCAACGCGCTCAGCAGCAAAACCAACAACGGGCTCAGCAGCAAAATCTACAGCGCGCTCAGCAGCAAAATCTACAACGTGCGCAGCAACAAGCTCAACGCGCTCAGCAGCAAAATCTACAACGTGCGCAGCAACAAGCTCAACGCGCTCAGCAGCAAAACCAACAACGGGCTCAGCAGCAAAATCAACAGCGCGCTCAGCAGCAAAATCAACAGCGAGCTCAGCAGCAAAATCAACAGCGCATACAGCAGCAAGCCCACCAACGCGCACAAGAACAAGCGCGAACACGAGCACATCAACAAGCTCAGCAACGTGCTCAACAACTATCACGGGCTCAAGCAGCCCAACATGCACGTAATCAAGCTAACCAACGTGCTCAATACCTGGCCCAGGCTCAGGCACGACAGCGCGCTTACCAACGTAAATAAAATTTATGAACGTACTCATATATGAGTATCTAGAGAATAATTTCAAAAAAATAAATAAATCGATCTGAGATTGATACCATTACTAAATTATGACTGTCAATAATAGAATGTTTTAGTGATAGAATCACTTCCAAGAGATGTATCGTATTCAATTATCAGGAATACATTTGGGAGTTTTCACGATGCTATCATATACAACAACAAATTTTATTATAATCATACTCATTTGAGTATTCCGCAAGCAAATCCGCGCACTCCATATGGCCCCTCATTACGGCAAGATCATACGCAGTACTACCTTGATATAATAAATGCGGATCAGCCTGATATTGTATTAATAGGCGGATAGATTCAATGCAGCCGAGATCGGCGACACAATGTAGAGCGGATTTATCCCACTTATCTTTATCATCTGCATTTGGATAAAAATGTCCGCAATCAACCAGCGTGCTGTCAAATTCTAATAACAATTTTGCCAAAGCAAACTTTTTACGACATAAGGTATAATGGAGTACAGGATGATCCATGAAAAGAGTCATATGAGCTCGCGGATCTGCACCATGTCGTAATAACTCCAATAGGACTTCTGGATTTCCGGCATCACAAGCTAAAGCTAGGGGCGACACCGGATCTTCTTCGGTATATGCATTAGGATCTGCGCCATCGCGCAGCAATAATTTTAGCACTGCAAGCGAGCCATGTCGTATCGCCGTATGAAGAGCTTGGTCACATTCTCGACTTAATCGAAAATTAACGTCTGCACCATATGATCGCAATAATTGATAACATCGAACACTATTAGTCAACGAGGCAATTTGTAAGGGCGTGTAAATTCTGAAATTGTATTGTCCATCAGCTTCTTGATTGACATTCACTCCTTTCATAAGCAAAACCTCGGCGCATTCTATATTGCCTTCTGCTATTGCGAAATGTAAAGGTGATGTAAAGACCTCAACTTTTTTTGGAGCTTTGAATAGTGCATGATGCCGAATTAATTCTTTTACCGTCGCAGGATTACCACAATGAGCTGCGTAGTGTACAGGATAAATATAAGCTGTCTTGCGACTATCATAGTACAGCTTAACATTGACTTTAGCGCCTTTTCGAACAAACTTAATTACAAACTGACTCAAACCATACGATGCTGCTGCAACTAATAACGCGTCTCTAGGGTTTAAATCTGGATATCTACTTCGAAACCCTTTAGCCAATAGTGTTAATTTTCTTTCCCAAAATTTTTCACAATTGATCATTTCATTAAAATGGCGACTGACTCTCCGAAGCTTATGTAGTTCACGAGCGCTAAAATCAAAAATAATTTGATAAAATACATCTCTTGGTAGCAACTCAAACAAATGACGCTCTATCTTAATTCGTCCAATTCTGACAAATGATCTTGCAATTCCTTGTGAGAAATTTTTGTGTAATCTTTTTGTACATTGTGATGCACCTAATTTAAAACCAGGCCGTTTCAGCCGTTCTTACCAAGATAAAAACGACTGATAACTTCCCATTTCTCCCACAGTTCTATTCTAGCTCATAATCCTAGACTCGGCAGTTGGGATCGTAGGAGAGGCCCTAATGCACTGAATCTAGGATAATGGCCCTTCCCGCTTTTACTTACTGCCTTCTGCCGATCCTTTCGGTTCTGTACTGCCGCCAACAATCTTGCCGCATAGCCCTTTAGGCGTGAATACCCATTCATCAGGCGCGTTATCGGCCTTAGATACCCCAGCGCAGCTATGCTTAGATGTACCACAGTCATTTTTACCCGCTTTTACAATACCGTAGCATTTTTCTGGTTTATCAGCCGCCACAGCGGGACTTGTTGATACGCTTAACCCAACAGCAGCCGCTATTGCAGATGCTATTAATTTTGACGTTTTCATTTTGATCTCCTCCTTGAAGTTAAAAGGATCATTATATCCGTTCTCTGTTGAC
Above is a window of Gammaproteobacteria bacterium DNA encoding:
- a CDS encoding ankyrin repeat domain-containing protein, giving the protein MFELLPRDVFYQIIFDFSARELHKLRRVSRHFNEMINCEKFWERKLTLLAKGFRSRYPDLNPRDALLVAAASYGLSQFVIKFVRKGAKVNVKLYYDSRKTAYIYPVHYAAHCGNPATVKELIRHHALFKAPKKVEVFTSPLHFAIAEGNIECAEVLLMKGVNVNQEADGQYNFRIYTPLQIASLTNSVRCYQLLRSYGADVNFRLSRECDQALHTAIRHGSLAVLKLLLRDGADPNAYTEEDPVSPLALACDAGNPEVLLELLRHGADPRAHMTLFMDHPVLHYTLCRKKFALAKLLLEFDSTLVDCGHFYPNADDKDKWDKSALHCVADLGCIESIRLLIQYQADPHLLYQGSTAYDLAVMRGHMECADLLAEYSNEYDYNKICCCI
- a CDS encoding DUF2282 domain-containing protein; amino-acid sequence: MKTSKLIASAIAAAVGLSVSTSPAVAADKPEKCYGIVKAGKNDCGTSKHSCAGVSKADNAPDEWVFTPKGLCGKIVGGSTEPKGSAEGSK